From the Bdellovibrio reynosensis genome, one window contains:
- a CDS encoding alpha/beta fold hydrolase, with protein sequence MKTILALHGNPGHSEDWSILKKKLEGQGYDLQAVDAYSDQWLELLKKDKTKKILLGHSWGAYRILKNLPQFKDYVEHVVLVTPYIKPERELSGLAQTLLGLPVLGDKIIQGNHAKSKDSFFADLIHPLQEGHDKYLSEVKERLQDWKFWQKTAQNKILMQKNPWSKSDVCDIPVTALFGTQDKISATAFQSEILKHYPKFKSVEIKDAGHGLLWSHPEEVIKAMSSSQGNNKIGYYPGSDERNNVIGYMEKHLREFPDRIALTWANREALQKWDGNPHTPIAHDKITFAQFATRINSFARGLLDIGIQKGDRVIIFLPMSLDMYTAMFAVQRIGAIAVFLDSWARSHHLGASAECVNPKAMISFKMAFDLVDQVPEFKSMPIRILYGPGDKFTHRFEELLKKDPSPVAAVESEFTALITFTTGSTGKPKGANRTHRFLSAQHHALSHVIPYTEVDKDMPAFPIFSLNNLASGVTTVLPALDLAAPSEKDPAILANQIINENINCTTLSPSMLVGLAKFCKEKGIQLTKLRRVVTGGAPISKDDVKAFYEIAPQTDLWILYGSTEAEPMAHIEGRDMLKESTITDNEIIEEGVNVGHISEDIDFKFIRIKDGPVELQNGDWSKVELPEGEVGEFICTGDHVCRDYYNNPDAFKTTKIMDAQNRVWHRTGDLAYIDKNKDLWIVGRVNNAIERAGKYFFPVRAEVLLKRMDFTYRCAFLGVDHRDLGQATYACIELKAEISKDGFDYEAAKKEIRRVFDKNKIPVDEIKFVHKIPMDPRHHSKVEYKVLRDQLKDPAVIIA encoded by the coding sequence ATGAAAACCATCCTGGCACTTCACGGCAATCCTGGTCATTCTGAAGATTGGTCCATCTTGAAAAAGAAACTTGAAGGCCAAGGATATGATTTGCAAGCTGTTGATGCTTATAGTGATCAATGGTTGGAACTTCTAAAAAAAGATAAAACTAAAAAAATTCTTTTAGGCCATTCTTGGGGTGCTTACCGCATTCTTAAAAATCTTCCGCAGTTCAAAGACTATGTCGAACACGTGGTTCTAGTGACCCCTTATATCAAGCCAGAGCGTGAGCTTAGTGGTCTTGCGCAAACCCTGCTTGGATTGCCAGTTCTTGGTGACAAAATCATTCAAGGCAACCATGCAAAAAGCAAAGACAGCTTTTTTGCGGACCTTATTCATCCTTTGCAAGAAGGACATGATAAGTATCTTTCTGAAGTTAAAGAACGGCTGCAGGATTGGAAGTTTTGGCAGAAGACGGCGCAAAACAAAATTCTTATGCAGAAAAATCCATGGTCCAAATCCGATGTGTGCGACATTCCAGTGACAGCGCTATTTGGTACACAAGATAAGATTTCAGCGACCGCTTTTCAAAGTGAAATTTTAAAGCATTATCCAAAGTTTAAATCCGTGGAAATCAAAGATGCGGGTCATGGCCTTTTATGGTCCCACCCCGAAGAGGTGATTAAAGCTATGTCTTCTTCGCAAGGAAATAATAAAATCGGTTATTATCCAGGTTCTGACGAACGCAACAACGTCATCGGCTATATGGAAAAGCATTTGCGTGAGTTCCCTGATCGCATTGCCTTAACCTGGGCAAATCGCGAAGCTTTGCAAAAATGGGATGGCAATCCGCACACGCCTATTGCCCACGATAAAATTACCTTCGCGCAGTTTGCGACAAGAATTAATTCCTTCGCCCGCGGACTATTAGATATCGGCATTCAAAAAGGCGATCGCGTCATCATCTTTTTACCTATGAGTCTTGATATGTACACGGCTATGTTTGCCGTGCAAAGAATTGGCGCCATCGCCGTGTTCTTGGATTCATGGGCACGAAGCCATCACCTTGGTGCTTCAGCTGAATGCGTAAATCCTAAAGCCATGATCAGCTTCAAAATGGCGTTTGATCTTGTTGATCAAGTTCCCGAATTTAAATCAATGCCGATCCGTATTTTATATGGACCGGGTGACAAGTTCACTCACCGCTTTGAAGAGCTTCTTAAAAAAGATCCTTCACCAGTAGCTGCGGTTGAAAGTGAATTCACAGCTCTTATCACTTTCACTACGGGATCAACTGGTAAACCTAAGGGAGCAAACCGCACCCATAGATTCTTGTCTGCGCAACATCATGCCCTTTCCCATGTTATCCCCTATACAGAAGTGGATAAGGACATGCCGGCATTCCCTATTTTCAGTTTAAACAACCTAGCATCGGGTGTAACAACAGTTCTGCCGGCACTGGATTTAGCAGCGCCCTCAGAAAAAGATCCCGCCATCCTAGCTAATCAAATCATCAATGAAAATATCAACTGCACGACATTATCGCCAAGCATGCTTGTGGGCCTTGCTAAATTCTGTAAAGAAAAAGGCATTCAGCTTACAAAACTGCGCCGTGTAGTCACCGGTGGCGCGCCGATTTCTAAAGATGACGTAAAAGCCTTCTATGAGATTGCCCCGCAAACAGATCTTTGGATTTTGTATGGTTCTACCGAGGCTGAGCCGATGGCCCACATTGAAGGCCGTGATATGCTAAAAGAAAGTACGATCACAGACAATGAAATCATCGAAGAAGGTGTGAACGTGGGTCATATCAGCGAAGACATCGACTTTAAGTTTATCCGCATTAAAGATGGCCCCGTGGAACTTCAAAATGGTGATTGGTCAAAAGTAGAATTGCCAGAAGGTGAAGTTGGTGAGTTCATCTGTACAGGTGACCACGTTTGCCGAGATTACTATAATAATCCAGACGCCTTTAAAACCACTAAAATCATGGATGCACAAAACCGCGTCTGGCATCGCACGGGTGACCTTGCTTACATTGATAAGAATAAAGACCTGTGGATCGTAGGCCGTGTTAACAATGCAATTGAACGAGCTGGAAAATACTTTTTCCCGGTGCGCGCGGAAGTCTTATTAAAACGCATGGACTTTACTTATCGCTGCGCTTTCTTGGGTGTTGATCATAGGGATTTAGGTCAGGCAACTTATGCCTGTATCGAGCTTAAAGCTGAAATTTCTAAAGACGGTTTTGATTATGAGGCTGCTAAAAAAGAAATTCGCCGTGTGTTTGATAAAAACAAAATCCCAGTGGACGAAATTAAGTTTGTCCATAAGATACCTATGGATCCGCGTCATCACTCGAAAGTTGAATACAAAGTGCTGCGTGATCAATTAAAAGACCCGGCGGTGATTATTGCGTAA
- a CDS encoding formyltransferase family protein translates to MNAWLVTSAVTFVPKNYDGLVLPLANDPRIQGLIVIDNRSWDIVLKALLLFLSGAAPFMGLQLLKNQFDNSLKRKIQAYQAAGKKILVVKDINSPESLELLKSLKLDLIVNARTRSFFKKNLLSIPKMGCINIHHGLLPDQRGLMCDFWAHLHKTEAGFSIHEMTSKLDDGALLKVEVVPSDKKDYLASLEMGAALEAKAISNVLAELENTGKIQGQENLKTTSTVYRSNPKITDFYRLRLRGTKI, encoded by the coding sequence ATGAACGCATGGCTTGTCACCTCAGCGGTGACATTTGTCCCAAAGAACTATGATGGCCTGGTTTTACCGCTGGCAAACGATCCACGGATCCAAGGCCTTATCGTCATAGACAACCGCTCTTGGGATATCGTGCTAAAGGCTCTGCTTCTTTTCCTTTCAGGAGCCGCCCCTTTCATGGGACTGCAGCTTCTTAAAAATCAATTTGATAATTCCTTAAAAAGAAAAATCCAAGCGTATCAAGCGGCTGGCAAAAAAATTCTTGTCGTTAAAGACATCAACTCCCCTGAAAGCTTAGAACTTTTAAAATCTTTAAAGTTAGATTTAATTGTAAATGCAAGAACTCGTTCTTTCTTTAAAAAGAACCTGCTAAGCATTCCCAAAATGGGATGCATTAACATCCATCACGGATTACTGCCTGATCAACGCGGTTTAATGTGTGATTTTTGGGCTCATCTTCATAAGACCGAGGCGGGATTTTCCATTCATGAGATGACCTCAAAACTTGATGATGGTGCCTTGTTAAAGGTCGAGGTCGTTCCCTCCGATAAAAAAGACTACTTAGCCTCTTTGGAAATGGGTGCGGCCTTAGAAGCCAAAGCCATCTCGAACGTGTTGGCAGAACTTGAAAATACGGGAAAGATCCAGGGCCAAGAGAACTTAAAAACAACAAGTACCGTGTATCGGAGCAATCCGAAGATCACAGACTTCTATAGATTACGACTTAGAGGAACCAAAATATGA
- a CDS encoding AMP-dependent synthetase/ligase has translation MTKLDTLGPSILSMTKRNPHADAVRFKADGQWHSKSWSEYFQDIEKVGAALLSLGVQAGDRVAIMANTRYEWSVSDYAILGIKAVTVPIYQNNTAEDVEYILNNCGAKILICETRGPLKVFNSIKDKCPLVEKVIVFEDNASNPDVITWKHLNALGFAYLKEHADCYTSRVSTLKPDDMASLLYTSGTTGKPKGVVLTHLQAFSEVSEAFPLCGVNEKDVSLSFLPYAHILGRIEHWGHMYIGFTMAYAESIEKIRGNLGEVRPTILVSVPRIFEKIYAAIWAQVQTQPLKMKLFKWALDVGQKVGEYKLSGQILPLDLLVKYELARKLVLSKITEAFGGRLRFSISGGAPISKDIALFFHSAGILILEGYGLTETTAAVCVNTPFNYRFGSVGRPIGDVKIKIAEDGEILIKSNKVMKEYFHNEQATKEVFTDGWFHTGDIGEIMPGGDLKITDRKKDLIKTAGGKYVAPQRLDGLLKMNPFVSHVHIHGDQRKYIIALVTLDRPSVESLAKEKQVSFSDWNSLVQTPFAQDLVRKAIADANAQLASFESIKKYAVLPNEFSVEGGELTPSLKVKRKVLDQKFKDKIEELYL, from the coding sequence ATGACGAAGTTAGACACCCTGGGCCCATCTATTCTAAGCATGACCAAAAGAAATCCTCATGCCGATGCTGTTCGCTTTAAAGCAGATGGCCAATGGCACAGCAAATCTTGGTCTGAATACTTTCAAGATATTGAAAAAGTGGGGGCAGCACTTCTATCGCTAGGTGTGCAGGCTGGGGACCGCGTTGCCATCATGGCTAATACTCGTTATGAATGGTCTGTTTCTGATTACGCTATCCTTGGGATCAAAGCTGTAACAGTTCCTATTTACCAAAACAACACAGCTGAAGATGTTGAATACATTCTTAACAACTGTGGCGCAAAGATCCTTATTTGCGAAACCCGAGGTCCTTTAAAAGTTTTTAATAGCATCAAAGATAAATGCCCCTTGGTTGAAAAAGTCATTGTTTTTGAAGATAACGCTTCTAACCCCGACGTGATCACTTGGAAACATTTAAACGCGCTTGGTTTTGCTTATCTAAAAGAACATGCAGATTGCTATACTTCAAGAGTTTCAACACTAAAACCTGATGATATGGCAAGCTTGCTTTACACTTCAGGCACGACCGGAAAACCTAAGGGTGTGGTTCTTACTCACCTTCAGGCTTTCAGCGAAGTTTCTGAAGCTTTCCCTTTATGCGGGGTCAATGAAAAAGACGTTTCATTAAGTTTTCTTCCCTATGCCCACATCCTGGGACGCATCGAGCACTGGGGCCATATGTACATTGGTTTTACTATGGCCTATGCAGAAAGCATCGAAAAAATCAGAGGGAACTTGGGCGAAGTTCGCCCGACTATCTTAGTTTCAGTACCGCGCATCTTTGAAAAAATCTATGCGGCTATCTGGGCGCAAGTACAAACCCAACCTTTGAAAATGAAACTTTTCAAGTGGGCTTTGGATGTTGGTCAAAAGGTTGGCGAATATAAATTAAGCGGTCAGATCTTGCCCCTTGATTTGCTTGTGAAGTATGAACTGGCTAGAAAGCTTGTACTTTCTAAGATCACTGAAGCCTTTGGCGGACGTCTGCGTTTTTCCATCAGTGGTGGCGCGCCGATTTCAAAAGATATTGCTTTATTCTTCCACTCTGCAGGAATCTTAATTCTTGAGGGTTATGGTCTTACTGAAACTACAGCGGCTGTGTGCGTGAATACGCCATTCAACTATCGCTTTGGCAGCGTGGGACGTCCTATTGGTGATGTGAAAATTAAAATCGCTGAAGACGGCGAGATTTTAATTAAAAGTAATAAGGTTATGAAAGAATACTTTCATAACGAGCAAGCCACCAAAGAAGTTTTCACTGATGGCTGGTTTCATACCGGCGACATCGGCGAAATCATGCCTGGCGGAGATTTAAAAATCACGGATCGTAAAAAAGACTTGATTAAAACTGCTGGTGGTAAATACGTAGCGCCACAGCGCCTTGATGGATTGTTAAAGATGAATCCATTTGTATCCCATGTGCACATTCATGGCGATCAACGTAAATATATTATCGCTTTAGTGACCTTGGATCGTCCATCGGTTGAAAGCCTGGCAAAAGAAAAACAGGTTTCATTCAGCGATTGGAATTCGCTGGTGCAAACTCCATTTGCCCAAGACCTAGTAAGAAAAGCCATTGCTGATGCTAATGCCCAGCTTGCAAGCTTTGAAAGCATCAAAAAGTATGCAGTCCTTCCCAATGAATTTTCTGTGGAAGGTGGCGAGCTTACGCCGTCTTTAAAAGTAAAAAGAAAAGTATTGGATCAAAAGTTTAAGGATAAAATCGAAGAGCTTTATTTATGA
- a CDS encoding serine/threonine-protein kinase produces MSQPVEQFGKYILLERLAAGGMAEVYLAKSTGAVGVNKFVAIKRILPQYSDHQEFIDMFKEEAKIAVNLNHGNVVSIYDFGVERGQFYLVMEYVEGRNLRQILNELKKSNTQFTPEQVVFMIKEVAAGLDHAHRCIDGTTGKPLNIVHRDMSPQNIMVSFEGEVKIIDFGIAKAETQLEATKAGTLKGKYGYMSPEQADGQHIDNTTDIFSLAIVLWELLANDRLFTSNSEAAILRKIRECQIPSIRKINPSIPPELERIVNKGLAKDKSLRYQKAADLHRDLNRFLNTQYPDFSPHDFSVFMKNAFSAAFLDQRRKLVEFAKVQASTADDKTVVTQTDLRAPPRPGAMPAPMPMEDEANEKLDLDTSTDIRVNLDGLKAPPKPPGMGGQTNTQTNTNITQTRTHATGISNSNGTMTRTPNGLPTNPYPSSRNGGSSSIEDITGLAMKAVIGLVLVVGGWWFYNNFLGKKQPNRTPSAGLSTVTATTATGTATADPSSQQVDMAATAPAYTVTIYSTPERARVVIDGVDTGEFTPVRKTVKANTPFGLRLVKEGYTDLVTTITPTYEAYSFTGTMQRLPRVASVMVNIINGGANPELRIAGVPVSIKPSGDAYLIQAEVGVKIQALNKTTGLSAETTVTVPADQRKMIDLFLK; encoded by the coding sequence ATGTCTCAACCTGTAGAGCAGTTTGGTAAATACATCCTTCTGGAACGTCTCGCCGCGGGCGGTATGGCCGAAGTGTATCTAGCAAAGTCTACGGGAGCCGTAGGTGTCAATAAGTTCGTCGCTATCAAGCGAATTCTTCCCCAATATTCGGATCACCAAGAATTTATTGATATGTTTAAAGAAGAAGCAAAGATTGCTGTAAATCTCAATCATGGAAACGTGGTTTCCATTTATGATTTCGGGGTTGAGCGAGGGCAATTTTACTTGGTGATGGAATACGTCGAAGGACGCAATCTTCGCCAGATCTTGAATGAACTAAAAAAATCAAATACGCAATTCACACCAGAACAAGTTGTCTTCATGATCAAAGAGGTGGCAGCAGGTCTTGACCATGCTCACCGTTGTATTGATGGCACCACTGGTAAACCTTTAAATATCGTTCACCGTGATATGAGTCCGCAAAACATCATGGTCAGCTTTGAAGGTGAAGTGAAGATCATCGATTTTGGTATCGCCAAAGCAGAAACTCAATTGGAAGCTACTAAAGCCGGAACCCTTAAAGGGAAATACGGTTACATGAGCCCAGAGCAAGCTGATGGCCAGCACATTGATAACACCACAGATATTTTCTCTTTAGCGATTGTTCTTTGGGAGCTTTTAGCTAACGACCGTCTTTTCACTTCAAACAGTGAAGCGGCGATCTTAAGAAAAATCCGTGAATGCCAAATCCCTTCGATTCGCAAAATCAATCCTTCTATTCCGCCGGAATTAGAAAGAATCGTAAATAAGGGCTTAGCGAAAGATAAAAGCCTGCGCTATCAAAAAGCCGCAGACTTGCATCGTGATTTAAATCGTTTCCTAAATACTCAATATCCTGACTTCTCTCCACACGACTTTAGCGTGTTCATGAAAAACGCATTTTCTGCTGCTTTCTTGGATCAACGCCGTAAACTTGTGGAGTTTGCAAAAGTTCAAGCGTCAACGGCAGATGATAAAACTGTCGTGACTCAAACGGATCTGCGCGCTCCTCCTCGCCCGGGTGCTATGCCAGCCCCTATGCCGATGGAAGATGAAGCAAATGAAAAACTAGATCTAGATACTTCAACTGATATTCGTGTGAACTTGGACGGTCTGAAAGCTCCTCCGAAACCTCCGGGAATGGGTGGGCAAACAAATACTCAGACGAACACCAATATCACGCAAACTCGCACCCATGCGACGGGTATTAGTAACAGCAATGGCACAATGACAAGAACACCTAACGGTCTTCCAACGAATCCCTACCCTTCTTCAAGAAATGGCGGGTCTTCTTCTATCGAAGACATCACCGGTCTTGCGATGAAGGCTGTGATTGGTTTGGTTTTAGTTGTTGGTGGCTGGTGGTTTTATAATAACTTCCTTGGTAAAAAACAACCCAACCGTACTCCGTCAGCGGGCCTTTCGACAGTGACAGCAACCACGGCGACTGGAACTGCAACAGCGGACCCATCTTCACAACAAGTGGATATGGCGGCTACGGCTCCAGCCTACACCGTCACAATCTACTCGACTCCAGAGCGTGCGCGCGTAGTGATCGATGGCGTAGATACAGGCGAATTCACTCCTGTTAGAAAAACTGTAAAAGCAAACACTCCGTTTGGACTTCGTTTGGTTAAAGAAGGTTACACAGACCTTGTAACTACGATTACTCCAACCTATGAGGCTTATTCATTCACAGGAACTATGCAAAGACTTCCGCGTGTGGCTTCGGTGATGGTTAACATCATTAATGGCGGAGCGAATCCTGAGTTAAGAATTGCAGGGGTTCCTGTATCCATCAAACCTTCAGGCGATGCTTATCTTATTCAAGCTGAAGTGGGTGTAAAAATCCAAGCCCTGAATAAGACCACCGGTCTTTCAGCAGAAACGACAGTCACTGTTCCTGCCGACCAAAGAAAAATGATAGATTTATTTTTAAAATAA
- the coaE gene encoding dephospho-CoA kinase (Dephospho-CoA kinase (CoaE) performs the final step in coenzyme A biosynthesis.): MRWIGLTGGIACGKSTVSRLLKNHSIPIIDADEIAHEVVRPASPGLKSVVHHFGNEVLNEDGSLNRRKLGQLVFGHPEKLKALESILHPLIRAETQRRRQVLLDMNAPLAIYDIPLLFETHAQDQFDAIVVVTCTKEQQKERLRRKNGWSEDEIDMRIASQIPTQFKEKEADFILENNRDEQHLLKEFHRLLAWLEEQKKQT, from the coding sequence ATGAGATGGATAGGACTGACCGGAGGTATAGCTTGTGGTAAGAGCACCGTAAGCCGTCTGCTCAAAAATCACTCCATTCCGATTATAGACGCTGACGAGATTGCTCACGAAGTCGTGCGGCCTGCTTCGCCTGGACTTAAGTCGGTTGTTCATCACTTCGGAAATGAAGTTTTGAATGAAGACGGATCGTTAAATCGACGCAAGCTTGGCCAATTGGTGTTCGGTCATCCCGAAAAATTGAAAGCCTTAGAATCTATTCTTCATCCACTTATTCGGGCTGAAACCCAACGTCGTCGCCAAGTACTGCTGGATATGAACGCGCCTTTAGCGATTTACGATATTCCGTTACTGTTTGAAACCCACGCTCAAGATCAGTTTGATGCCATTGTGGTAGTAACTTGCACTAAAGAACAACAAAAAGAGCGACTGCGCCGTAAAAACGGGTGGAGCGAAGACGAAATCGATATGCGCATTGCCTCGCAAATTCCCACTCAGTTTAAAGAAAAAGAAGCTGATTTTATTCTAGAGAACAACCGCGATGAACAGCATCTGCTGAAGGAATTCCATCGCTTGTTAGCCTGGTTGGAAGAACAGAAAAAACAAACCTAG
- a CDS encoding PorV/PorQ family protein, with product MSKKGTVVLAGLMTLLAGPISLAAESISTTIHHSYQAPRALGMGDAFVAVANDYTAMFYNPAGLARREDGQINMSMSFAGTPGVMDFYNEFSEIESSGQSESDKTQAILQLIDDHYGESMQFRLQPLEGVWVRPNWGIALIPADVSLDFAMHRQVGPAIDTTLYADTTLALSYADDIKSVSHGRLSVGITGKFVNRAFFSKSVAASDFASQDEVIQTSDLLEGYTLDADIGALWTPELPDSGMWSVLRLARPTFGAVVRNVGEVGFGQSLGLINKETQNDTPEKLYRVVDLGSRWEYPSMWIFGGRGVLDIRDINHPEFSWRKGLHLGFEFDWTMTSWWKGHYRFGMSQGFWTAGLSAELGIFNLDLVSYADDVGTRNTPVESRFYATKLSLDF from the coding sequence ATGTCAAAAAAAGGAACCGTCGTTCTAGCAGGATTGATGACTCTTCTTGCGGGACCGATTTCTTTGGCTGCTGAAAGCATCAGTACAACCATCCATCACTCTTACCAGGCGCCGCGAGCGTTGGGGATGGGAGACGCTTTCGTTGCCGTTGCAAATGATTACACAGCCATGTTTTATAACCCTGCGGGTTTAGCACGCAGAGAAGACGGGCAGATCAACATGTCTATGTCTTTTGCTGGTACGCCTGGTGTGATGGATTTTTACAATGAGTTTTCTGAAATTGAATCGTCGGGCCAATCTGAGTCTGATAAAACTCAAGCTATTTTGCAATTGATTGACGACCATTACGGTGAATCTATGCAATTCCGCCTGCAACCTCTGGAAGGTGTGTGGGTTCGTCCTAACTGGGGTATCGCTTTAATTCCTGCTGACGTTAGCTTGGACTTTGCTATGCATCGCCAAGTAGGACCAGCGATTGATACGACTCTGTATGCTGATACGACATTGGCACTTTCTTATGCGGATGATATTAAATCTGTAAGCCATGGCCGTCTTTCTGTAGGTATCACAGGAAAATTCGTCAATCGTGCATTCTTCAGTAAGTCAGTGGCAGCTTCTGATTTCGCTTCTCAAGATGAAGTCATTCAGACTTCCGATCTTTTAGAGGGTTATACTCTTGACGCTGATATCGGGGCGTTGTGGACACCGGAACTTCCTGACTCGGGAATGTGGTCTGTGCTTCGTTTGGCTCGCCCCACTTTCGGTGCGGTCGTTCGTAACGTCGGTGAAGTAGGATTTGGTCAAAGTCTTGGTTTAATTAACAAAGAAACGCAAAACGATACTCCTGAAAAATTGTACCGCGTGGTGGATTTAGGAAGCCGCTGGGAATATCCAAGCATGTGGATCTTTGGGGGGCGCGGTGTTCTTGATATCAGAGACATCAACCACCCTGAATTTAGCTGGAGAAAAGGTCTTCACTTAGGTTTTGAGTTCGACTGGACAATGACTTCATGGTGGAAAGGACACTACCGCTTTGGTATGAGTCAGGGATTCTGGACCGCGGGTCTTTCTGCGGAACTTGGAATCTTCAACTTGGATCTAGTGAGTTATGCTGATGACGTTGGAACTCGCAATACGCCGGTTGAAAGTCGTTTCTATGCTACGAAATTGAGCTTGGATTTTTAA
- a CDS encoding outer membrane protein assembly factor BamD — MKSVKRIFIIFLSAVLTTSCGDPNLLTEFSETDSDEALWVDAKKHIDDLEWDSAIDIIENQLSAGYQERIDVKEGLAGAYVGKCGLTFLEIVSGMTDAPSSNLFEYFMGIFKDMELEPEHCETAIEIIQGLGTVSQRTQDQNLFLAILGIARLGVTLSYKLDQVDHDGQMDANSNVCNDHSGGQLSPWPMPVYQFMPRQTPVPAHYLNDADMRKIVSGFGLIIENLAALTAAIGNDSDTITALDDFKADCQEASGDVACDITDPDDVDDALMKYAFRVFMDTSDVGFGTCSLSTPLPVDDIADLVDDYLSGSDADDDPEPDTADDDVDVDVTGLCCPSTLPPGFDNPWD, encoded by the coding sequence ATGAAGAGTGTTAAAAGAATTTTTATCATTTTCTTAAGTGCTGTTTTAACCACCTCGTGTGGTGATCCGAATCTATTGACTGAATTTTCAGAAACAGATTCTGACGAAGCTTTATGGGTCGACGCCAAAAAACACATTGATGATCTTGAGTGGGATTCCGCGATTGATATTATCGAAAATCAATTGAGCGCGGGATATCAAGAGCGTATCGATGTGAAAGAGGGTTTAGCTGGAGCTTATGTTGGCAAATGTGGCTTAACTTTCTTAGAAATCGTTAGCGGAATGACGGATGCTCCATCTTCAAATCTTTTTGAATACTTCATGGGTATTTTTAAAGATATGGAATTAGAACCTGAACACTGTGAAACTGCGATTGAAATCATTCAAGGCTTGGGAACTGTATCGCAACGAACTCAAGATCAAAATTTATTTTTAGCGATTCTTGGGATTGCTCGTTTGGGTGTGACTTTAAGTTATAAGTTAGATCAAGTGGATCATGACGGGCAGATGGATGCAAATTCCAATGTATGTAACGATCATTCTGGAGGTCAACTTTCGCCTTGGCCGATGCCAGTATATCAGTTCATGCCTCGACAAACTCCAGTGCCGGCGCATTATTTAAATGATGCTGATATGAGAAAAATAGTCTCAGGATTTGGATTGATTATAGAGAATCTCGCTGCTCTAACCGCTGCAATTGGAAATGACAGCGACACTATCACCGCTTTAGATGATTTTAAAGCGGATTGTCAGGAGGCTTCCGGGGATGTTGCTTGCGACATCACGGATCCGGACGATGTTGATGATGCTTTGATGAAATATGCGTTCAGAGTATTCATGGATACTTCGGATGTGGGATTCGGAACCTGTTCGTTGAGTACACCGTTGCCAGTCGATGACATTGCAGATTTGGTAGATGATTATCTTAGCGGCAGTGATGCCGACGACGATCCTGAACCCGATACTGCAGATGACGACGTTGATGTAGACGTTACTGGCTTATGCTGTCCATCTACTTTACCTCCAGGATTTGATAACCCATGGGATTGA
- a CDS encoding PorV/PorQ family protein — protein MGLIYVVLVILLSPVVGHTQELYEPFRGIRSLGMGGVVISIVNDAEAVFHNPAALGRVEGLNIHLLELGLGGRMLSPEDLAAIEGIDSDDPSTYNDLFGTRLNFKANGALGLALPYFGVGYYTDYDLSLELHNPGYPEFTTYFKNDSAVSIGAAYPVGPKSYIGMALKRMTRWGGETQELGLTTVANAGDIQGVMDEFENKGQGYGIDLALLTEVPAPLSPVLTVVWQDVGSTAFTKTGGADAPPHVPQNLSAGVSLGLDLPGLDWVFAMEGRHLLEPEVQIGKKVHIGTEISIPFLDLRAGINQGYMTYGVGFDFLIFRLDAASYTEELGIYPGQTADNRVMIGLSIDLGFDANFNFTDNSGKKRKLKQRR, from the coding sequence ATGGGATTGATTTATGTAGTACTTGTTATTTTATTAAGTCCAGTCGTAGGCCATACCCAGGAACTCTACGAACCCTTCCGCGGAATTCGTTCCCTGGGCATGGGTGGAGTTGTCATTAGTATCGTCAACGATGCAGAAGCTGTCTTTCATAATCCGGCCGCTTTAGGACGAGTAGAGGGATTAAATATCCATCTTTTAGAATTGGGTCTGGGCGGAAGAATGTTGTCTCCAGAAGATCTTGCTGCCATTGAAGGTATCGATAGTGATGACCCGTCGACCTACAACGATCTTTTTGGAACGCGCTTAAATTTTAAAGCTAATGGGGCCTTGGGGCTTGCTTTGCCATACTTCGGGGTTGGCTATTACACGGATTATGATCTTTCATTAGAACTGCACAATCCAGGTTATCCCGAATTCACAACTTACTTTAAAAATGATTCGGCAGTTTCAATTGGAGCGGCTTATCCCGTCGGTCCTAAATCATACATTGGTATGGCACTGAAACGTATGACTCGTTGGGGTGGAGAGACTCAAGAATTAGGTTTAACTACCGTTGCCAACGCCGGTGATATTCAAGGTGTGATGGATGAATTTGAAAACAAAGGCCAAGGTTATGGTATTGACCTTGCCTTGTTAACGGAGGTTCCCGCTCCATTAAGTCCTGTGCTGACCGTCGTGTGGCAAGATGTGGGTAGTACCGCTTTCACAAAAACCGGTGGGGCGGATGCTCCTCCGCATGTTCCCCAGAATCTTTCTGCCGGTGTCAGCTTAGGCCTGGATTTGCCCGGTTTAGATTGGGTGTTTGCGATGGAAGGTCGCCACTTGTTAGAGCCTGAAGTGCAGATTGGTAAAAAGGTTCACATTGGTACCGAAATCTCAATCCCATTTTTGGATTTAAGAGCGGGTATCAACCAAGGTTACATGACTTATGGTGTAGGCTTTGATTTCTTAATTTTCCGTCTTGATGCTGCAAGTTACACAGAAGAGCTTGGCATCTATCCCGGGCAAACAGCGGATAATCGAGTTATGATCGGTCTTAGCATCGATTTAGGCTTTGATGCTAACTTTAATTTCACTGATAATAGCGGTAAGAAAAGAAAGCTTAAACAGCGTCGGTAG